The Benincasa hispida cultivar B227 chromosome 9, ASM972705v1, whole genome shotgun sequence genome has a segment encoding these proteins:
- the LOC120085727 gene encoding uncharacterized protein LOC120085727 isoform X1, which translates to MGCSDEESEDEAGVSAIRALGSLFKLTEVFLWDDETEVARRVESSLALDADDANNENFGEKICTTISGISLLPEDIELTEQMNALGLPLSFHTNKEQKRIGITMGKRKATVKHSRTQQGFLDKEVEFPNASSREEIVANINFNDDAIGSLCYLSMVNQSEKSDRDVVLDANESHVISGGNISPNLSVLISGAVEEQSCDVMCNFVLNNGGDHELSLGDAVLGDHTEVRSSSIGLVKVHSPRMCMTGLDVDHGKQEEVEPPMELEGSSMTLQDTEVQKSDIDSGIGLPIVPESSLLHTEADYNEDDHVVGCIDESGEWMVYWDSFYKRNYFYNMKTHESTWNPPLGLEHFAFSDANFTENEPSAGVVQMDVLEDIKSEDICVLDDTRSCMNLIGDNVHCQPPDALLEGSSVVAEGSERVASVNTPVNSYKQSDEPQERQMSCKNIGENIGCSCEGHVKQLCHENCSNGFQLIVANVASEQKTFGHCKPSNMNSPEMDCVTIDDDEGAVGLATSSASHMPQQADHMDGDMYFGNGPTICTLGTEQNLSGRNRKKKMKRTRRRGQLSNRNEAFHSLAITEEYPTSITKYWCQRYQLFSRFDDGVKMDKEGWFSVTPEPIARHHASRCGSNTIIDSFTGVGGNAIQFSQRAKHVIAIDIDPIKIRYAQHNAAIYGVGDQIDFIKGDFFCLAPHLKADVIFLSPPWGGPDYARVDIYDLKTMLKPHDGYFLFNIAKKIAPVIVMFLPKNVSLDQLAELSLSSDPPWSLEVEKNFLNGKLKAITAYFSNGSTSEHNVT; encoded by the exons ATGGGATGTAGCGACGAAGAATCCGAAGACGAAGCCGGAGTCTCTGCGATTAGGGCTCTCGGCTCTCTCTTCAAGTTGACCGAAGTCTTTCTCTG GGACGATGAGACAGAAGTAGCTAGACGAGTGGAAAGTAGT TTAGCTCTTGATGCTGATGACGCCAATAACGAAAACTTCGGGGAGAAAATCTGTACCACTATCAGTG GTATCAGCTTATTACCGGAGGATATCGAACTTACAGAACAGATGAATGCTTTGGGGCTTCCTCTTTCATTCCACACAAACAAAGAG CAGAAGAGAATTGGAATCACCATGGGTAAAAGAAAAGcaactgtcaagcattccagAACCCAGCAAGGATTTCTAGACAAAGAAGTGGAGTTTCCCAATGCGAGCAGCAGGGAGGAGATTGTAGCTAACATTAATTTTAATGATGATGCCATAGGTTCTCTATGTTACTTGTCTATGGTGAACCAAAGTGAGAAATCTGATCGTGATGTTGTGTTGGATGCCAATGAATCCCATGTCATTTCTGGTGGAAATATTTCACCTAATTTAAGTGTCCTTATAAGTGGTGCTGTTGAAGAACAATCTTGCGACGTTATGTGCAATTTTGTGCTAaataatggaggagaccatgaGTTAAGCTTAGGTGATGCTGTCTTGGGGGATCATACAGAAGTTAGATCGAGTTCAATTGGTTTAGTTAAAGTTCATTCTCCAAGAATGTGTATGACAGGTCTTGATGTCGACCATGGCAAGCAGGAGGAAGTTGAACCACCTATGGAGTTGGAAGGTTCGTCCATGACTTTACAAGATACTGAAGTGCAGAAGTCCGACATTGATAGTGGCATTGGACTGCCAATTGTGCCTGAATCATCTCTGCTTCATACGGAAGCTGATTATAATGAAGATGACCACGTTGTTGGATGTATTGATGAATCTGGAGAATGGATGGTGTATTGGGATTCTTTTTATAAGAGAAACTACTTCTATAATATGAAGACACATGAGTCTACTTGGAATCCTCCTCTAGGGTTGGAACATTTTGCATTTTCTGATGCAAATTTCACAGAAAATGAACCAAGTGCTGGAGTTGTCCAAATGGATGTATTAGAAGACATAAAATCAGAAGATATTTGCGTGCTTGATGATACCAGGTCATGTATGAATTTAATTGGCGATAATGTCCATTGTCAACCACCTGATGCACTTTTGGAGGGCTCTAGTGTTGTAGCTGAGGGCTCCGAGCGTGTCGCATCTGTCAATACTCCAGTCAACAGTTATAAGCAATCTGATGAACCTCAAGAGCGGCAGATGAGTTGTAAAAATATTGGGGAAAATATTGGATGCAG TTGTGAAGGTCATGTCAAGCAACTATGTCATGAGAACTGCAGCAATGGTTTCCAGCTCATTGTTGCAAATGTAGCTTCTGAACAAAAGACCTTTGGCCATTGCAAACCTAGTAACATGAACTCACCTGAGATGGATTGTGTCACCATAGATGATGATGAAGGTGCAGTGGGTTTAGCTACTAGCAG TGCTTCTCATATGCCTCAGCAGGCAGATCATATGGATGGTGATATGTATTTTGGAAATGGACCTACCATATGTACACTGGGTACTGAGCAAAATCTTTCGGGAAgaaataggaaaaagaaaatgaaaagaacaCGCAGACGTGGACAGCTATCAAATAGAAATGAAG CATTTCATTCTCTTGCAATCACTGAAGAGTATCCCACAAGTATTACTAAGTATTGGTGTCAGAGGTATCAACTTTTCTCCAGATTTGATGATGGTGTAAAAATGGACAAAGAAGGATGGTTCTCTGTAACTCCAGAGCCTATAGCTAGGCATCATGCATCACGTTGCGGAAGCAATACGATAATTGACTCTTTCACTGGTGTTGGTGGAAATGCCATCCAGTTTTCCCAAAG GGCCAAACATGTTATCGCAATCGATATTGACCCGATAAAGATTAGATATGCCCAACATAATGCTGCCATATATGGTGTTGGAGATCAAATAGATTTCATAAAGGGGGACTTCTTCTGTTTGGCCCCACATCTCAAG GCCGATGTTATATTCTTATCACCTCCTTGGGGAGGCCCTGATTACGCCAGAGTTGATATTTATGACCTAAAGACCATGCTCAAACCACATGATGG ATATTTTCTATTCAACATTGCTAAGAAAATTGCTCCCGTCATTGTCATGTTTCTTCCAAAGAATGTTAGTCTTGACCAACTAGCGGAGCTGTCTCTTTCTTCAGATCCTCCGTGGTCACTTGAG
- the LOC120085727 gene encoding uncharacterized protein LOC120085727 isoform X3, which translates to MNALGLPLSFHTNKEQKRIGITMGKRKATVKHSRTQQGFLDKEVEFPNASSREEIVANINFNDDAIGSLCYLSMVNQSEKSDRDVVLDANESHVISGGNISPNLSVLISGAVEEQSCDVMCNFVLNNGGDHELSLGDAVLGDHTEVRSSSIGLVKVHSPRMCMTGLDVDHGKQEEVEPPMELEGSSMTLQDTEVQKSDIDSGIGLPIVPESSLLHTEADYNEDDHVVGCIDESGEWMVYWDSFYKRNYFYNMKTHESTWNPPLGLEHFAFSDANFTENEPSAGVVQMDVLEDIKSEDICVLDDTRSCMNLIGDNVHCQPPDALLEGSSVVAEGSERVASVNTPVNSYKQSDEPQERQMSCKNIGENIGCSCEGHVKQLCHENCSNGFQLIVANVASEQKTFGHCKPSNMNSPEMDCVTIDDDEGAVGLATSSASHMPQQADHMDGDMYFGNGPTICTLGTEQNLSGRNRKKKMKRTRRRGQLSNRNEAFHSLAITEEYPTSITKYWCQRYQLFSRFDDGVKMDKEGWFSVTPEPIARHHASRCGSNTIIDSFTGVGGNAIQFSQRAKHVIAIDIDPIKIRYAQHNAAIYGVGDQIDFIKGDFFCLAPHLKADVIFLSPPWGGPDYARVDIYDLKTMLKPHDGYFLFNIAKKIAPVIVMFLPKNVSLDQLAELSLSSDPPWSLEVEKNFLNGKLKAITAYFSNGSTSEHNVT; encoded by the exons ATGAATGCTTTGGGGCTTCCTCTTTCATTCCACACAAACAAAGAG CAGAAGAGAATTGGAATCACCATGGGTAAAAGAAAAGcaactgtcaagcattccagAACCCAGCAAGGATTTCTAGACAAAGAAGTGGAGTTTCCCAATGCGAGCAGCAGGGAGGAGATTGTAGCTAACATTAATTTTAATGATGATGCCATAGGTTCTCTATGTTACTTGTCTATGGTGAACCAAAGTGAGAAATCTGATCGTGATGTTGTGTTGGATGCCAATGAATCCCATGTCATTTCTGGTGGAAATATTTCACCTAATTTAAGTGTCCTTATAAGTGGTGCTGTTGAAGAACAATCTTGCGACGTTATGTGCAATTTTGTGCTAaataatggaggagaccatgaGTTAAGCTTAGGTGATGCTGTCTTGGGGGATCATACAGAAGTTAGATCGAGTTCAATTGGTTTAGTTAAAGTTCATTCTCCAAGAATGTGTATGACAGGTCTTGATGTCGACCATGGCAAGCAGGAGGAAGTTGAACCACCTATGGAGTTGGAAGGTTCGTCCATGACTTTACAAGATACTGAAGTGCAGAAGTCCGACATTGATAGTGGCATTGGACTGCCAATTGTGCCTGAATCATCTCTGCTTCATACGGAAGCTGATTATAATGAAGATGACCACGTTGTTGGATGTATTGATGAATCTGGAGAATGGATGGTGTATTGGGATTCTTTTTATAAGAGAAACTACTTCTATAATATGAAGACACATGAGTCTACTTGGAATCCTCCTCTAGGGTTGGAACATTTTGCATTTTCTGATGCAAATTTCACAGAAAATGAACCAAGTGCTGGAGTTGTCCAAATGGATGTATTAGAAGACATAAAATCAGAAGATATTTGCGTGCTTGATGATACCAGGTCATGTATGAATTTAATTGGCGATAATGTCCATTGTCAACCACCTGATGCACTTTTGGAGGGCTCTAGTGTTGTAGCTGAGGGCTCCGAGCGTGTCGCATCTGTCAATACTCCAGTCAACAGTTATAAGCAATCTGATGAACCTCAAGAGCGGCAGATGAGTTGTAAAAATATTGGGGAAAATATTGGATGCAG TTGTGAAGGTCATGTCAAGCAACTATGTCATGAGAACTGCAGCAATGGTTTCCAGCTCATTGTTGCAAATGTAGCTTCTGAACAAAAGACCTTTGGCCATTGCAAACCTAGTAACATGAACTCACCTGAGATGGATTGTGTCACCATAGATGATGATGAAGGTGCAGTGGGTTTAGCTACTAGCAG TGCTTCTCATATGCCTCAGCAGGCAGATCATATGGATGGTGATATGTATTTTGGAAATGGACCTACCATATGTACACTGGGTACTGAGCAAAATCTTTCGGGAAgaaataggaaaaagaaaatgaaaagaacaCGCAGACGTGGACAGCTATCAAATAGAAATGAAG CATTTCATTCTCTTGCAATCACTGAAGAGTATCCCACAAGTATTACTAAGTATTGGTGTCAGAGGTATCAACTTTTCTCCAGATTTGATGATGGTGTAAAAATGGACAAAGAAGGATGGTTCTCTGTAACTCCAGAGCCTATAGCTAGGCATCATGCATCACGTTGCGGAAGCAATACGATAATTGACTCTTTCACTGGTGTTGGTGGAAATGCCATCCAGTTTTCCCAAAG GGCCAAACATGTTATCGCAATCGATATTGACCCGATAAAGATTAGATATGCCCAACATAATGCTGCCATATATGGTGTTGGAGATCAAATAGATTTCATAAAGGGGGACTTCTTCTGTTTGGCCCCACATCTCAAG GCCGATGTTATATTCTTATCACCTCCTTGGGGAGGCCCTGATTACGCCAGAGTTGATATTTATGACCTAAAGACCATGCTCAAACCACATGATGG ATATTTTCTATTCAACATTGCTAAGAAAATTGCTCCCGTCATTGTCATGTTTCTTCCAAAGAATGTTAGTCTTGACCAACTAGCGGAGCTGTCTCTTTCTTCAGATCCTCCGTGGTCACTTGAG
- the LOC120085727 gene encoding uncharacterized protein LOC120085727 isoform X2 produces the protein MGCSDEESEDEAGVSAIRALGSLFKLTEVFLWDDETEVARRVESSLALDADDANNENFGEKICTTISGISLLPEDIELTEQMNALGLPLSFHTNKEKRIGITMGKRKATVKHSRTQQGFLDKEVEFPNASSREEIVANINFNDDAIGSLCYLSMVNQSEKSDRDVVLDANESHVISGGNISPNLSVLISGAVEEQSCDVMCNFVLNNGGDHELSLGDAVLGDHTEVRSSSIGLVKVHSPRMCMTGLDVDHGKQEEVEPPMELEGSSMTLQDTEVQKSDIDSGIGLPIVPESSLLHTEADYNEDDHVVGCIDESGEWMVYWDSFYKRNYFYNMKTHESTWNPPLGLEHFAFSDANFTENEPSAGVVQMDVLEDIKSEDICVLDDTRSCMNLIGDNVHCQPPDALLEGSSVVAEGSERVASVNTPVNSYKQSDEPQERQMSCKNIGENIGCSCEGHVKQLCHENCSNGFQLIVANVASEQKTFGHCKPSNMNSPEMDCVTIDDDEGAVGLATSSASHMPQQADHMDGDMYFGNGPTICTLGTEQNLSGRNRKKKMKRTRRRGQLSNRNEAFHSLAITEEYPTSITKYWCQRYQLFSRFDDGVKMDKEGWFSVTPEPIARHHASRCGSNTIIDSFTGVGGNAIQFSQRAKHVIAIDIDPIKIRYAQHNAAIYGVGDQIDFIKGDFFCLAPHLKADVIFLSPPWGGPDYARVDIYDLKTMLKPHDGYFLFNIAKKIAPVIVMFLPKNVSLDQLAELSLSSDPPWSLEVEKNFLNGKLKAITAYFSNGSTSEHNVT, from the exons ATGGGATGTAGCGACGAAGAATCCGAAGACGAAGCCGGAGTCTCTGCGATTAGGGCTCTCGGCTCTCTCTTCAAGTTGACCGAAGTCTTTCTCTG GGACGATGAGACAGAAGTAGCTAGACGAGTGGAAAGTAGT TTAGCTCTTGATGCTGATGACGCCAATAACGAAAACTTCGGGGAGAAAATCTGTACCACTATCAGTG GTATCAGCTTATTACCGGAGGATATCGAACTTACAGAACAGATGAATGCTTTGGGGCTTCCTCTTTCATTCCACACAAACAAAGAG AAGAGAATTGGAATCACCATGGGTAAAAGAAAAGcaactgtcaagcattccagAACCCAGCAAGGATTTCTAGACAAAGAAGTGGAGTTTCCCAATGCGAGCAGCAGGGAGGAGATTGTAGCTAACATTAATTTTAATGATGATGCCATAGGTTCTCTATGTTACTTGTCTATGGTGAACCAAAGTGAGAAATCTGATCGTGATGTTGTGTTGGATGCCAATGAATCCCATGTCATTTCTGGTGGAAATATTTCACCTAATTTAAGTGTCCTTATAAGTGGTGCTGTTGAAGAACAATCTTGCGACGTTATGTGCAATTTTGTGCTAaataatggaggagaccatgaGTTAAGCTTAGGTGATGCTGTCTTGGGGGATCATACAGAAGTTAGATCGAGTTCAATTGGTTTAGTTAAAGTTCATTCTCCAAGAATGTGTATGACAGGTCTTGATGTCGACCATGGCAAGCAGGAGGAAGTTGAACCACCTATGGAGTTGGAAGGTTCGTCCATGACTTTACAAGATACTGAAGTGCAGAAGTCCGACATTGATAGTGGCATTGGACTGCCAATTGTGCCTGAATCATCTCTGCTTCATACGGAAGCTGATTATAATGAAGATGACCACGTTGTTGGATGTATTGATGAATCTGGAGAATGGATGGTGTATTGGGATTCTTTTTATAAGAGAAACTACTTCTATAATATGAAGACACATGAGTCTACTTGGAATCCTCCTCTAGGGTTGGAACATTTTGCATTTTCTGATGCAAATTTCACAGAAAATGAACCAAGTGCTGGAGTTGTCCAAATGGATGTATTAGAAGACATAAAATCAGAAGATATTTGCGTGCTTGATGATACCAGGTCATGTATGAATTTAATTGGCGATAATGTCCATTGTCAACCACCTGATGCACTTTTGGAGGGCTCTAGTGTTGTAGCTGAGGGCTCCGAGCGTGTCGCATCTGTCAATACTCCAGTCAACAGTTATAAGCAATCTGATGAACCTCAAGAGCGGCAGATGAGTTGTAAAAATATTGGGGAAAATATTGGATGCAG TTGTGAAGGTCATGTCAAGCAACTATGTCATGAGAACTGCAGCAATGGTTTCCAGCTCATTGTTGCAAATGTAGCTTCTGAACAAAAGACCTTTGGCCATTGCAAACCTAGTAACATGAACTCACCTGAGATGGATTGTGTCACCATAGATGATGATGAAGGTGCAGTGGGTTTAGCTACTAGCAG TGCTTCTCATATGCCTCAGCAGGCAGATCATATGGATGGTGATATGTATTTTGGAAATGGACCTACCATATGTACACTGGGTACTGAGCAAAATCTTTCGGGAAgaaataggaaaaagaaaatgaaaagaacaCGCAGACGTGGACAGCTATCAAATAGAAATGAAG CATTTCATTCTCTTGCAATCACTGAAGAGTATCCCACAAGTATTACTAAGTATTGGTGTCAGAGGTATCAACTTTTCTCCAGATTTGATGATGGTGTAAAAATGGACAAAGAAGGATGGTTCTCTGTAACTCCAGAGCCTATAGCTAGGCATCATGCATCACGTTGCGGAAGCAATACGATAATTGACTCTTTCACTGGTGTTGGTGGAAATGCCATCCAGTTTTCCCAAAG GGCCAAACATGTTATCGCAATCGATATTGACCCGATAAAGATTAGATATGCCCAACATAATGCTGCCATATATGGTGTTGGAGATCAAATAGATTTCATAAAGGGGGACTTCTTCTGTTTGGCCCCACATCTCAAG GCCGATGTTATATTCTTATCACCTCCTTGGGGAGGCCCTGATTACGCCAGAGTTGATATTTATGACCTAAAGACCATGCTCAAACCACATGATGG ATATTTTCTATTCAACATTGCTAAGAAAATTGCTCCCGTCATTGTCATGTTTCTTCCAAAGAATGTTAGTCTTGACCAACTAGCGGAGCTGTCTCTTTCTTCAGATCCTCCGTGGTCACTTGAG